A window from Betta splendens chromosome 1, fBetSpl5.4, whole genome shotgun sequence encodes these proteins:
- the cxcl12b gene encoding chemokine (C-X-C motif) ligand 12b (stromal cell-derived factor 1) isoform X2, whose product MDVKLLALMALLAVATHVPAAHAKPISLVERCWCRSTLNTVPQRAIKELKFLHTPNCPFQVIAKLKNNREVCINPETKWLQQYLKNAINKC is encoded by the exons ATGGATGTCAAACTGCTGGCACTGATGGCCTTGCTGGCCGTGGCCACACACGTACCAGCGGCCCAcg CCAAGCCCATCAGCCTGGTGGAGCGGTGCTGGTGTCGGTCCACTCTCAACACGGTCCCCCAGCGCGCCATCAAGGAGCTCAAGTTCCTGCACACGCCCAACTGTCCGTTCCAAGTCAT TGCCAAGCTGAAGAATAACAGAGAAGTGTGCATCAACCCAGAGACCAAGTGGCTGCAGCAGTACTTGAAGAACGCCATTAACAA GTGCTGA
- the cxcl12b gene encoding chemokine (C-X-C motif) ligand 12b (stromal cell-derived factor 1) isoform X1, giving the protein MDVKLLALMALLAVATHVPAAHAKPISLVERCWCRSTLNTVPQRAIKELKFLHTPNCPFQVIAKLKNNREVCINPETKWLQQYLKNAINKVKKSRRRSSSNNINNNNINNNNNNNNKKD; this is encoded by the exons ATGGATGTCAAACTGCTGGCACTGATGGCCTTGCTGGCCGTGGCCACACACGTACCAGCGGCCCAcg CCAAGCCCATCAGCCTGGTGGAGCGGTGCTGGTGTCGGTCCACTCTCAACACGGTCCCCCAGCGCGCCATCAAGGAGCTCAAGTTCCTGCACACGCCCAACTGTCCGTTCCAAGTCAT TGCCAAGCTGAAGAATAACAGAGAAGTGTGCATCAACCCAGAGACCAAGTGGCTGCAGCAGTACTTGAAGAACGCCATTAACAA GGTGAAGAAATCCAgaagacgcagcagcagcaacaacatcaacaacaacaacatcaacaacaacaacaacaacaacaacaagaaagacTAA